In a single window of the bacterium genome:
- a CDS encoding helix-turn-helix domain-containing protein, translating to MGTSRQAVRKRLRRYEDEGYKGLHDSSRKPHILPRKTASMVERLVSKLRKETGYGRRRLAWILRRDYNIHLSEDTVRHILRR from the coding sequence TTGGGGACCTCCCGCCAGGCGGTACGCAAGCGGCTTAGACGTTACGAGGATGAGGGGTATAAAGGACTTCACGACAGCTCCCGCAAACCTCACATCTTGCCTCGCAAGACGGCTTCCATGGTAGAGCGTCTTGTATCCAAGCTTCGTAAAGAAACAGGTTACGGTCGGAGGCGACTAGCCTGGATACTGAGGAGAGACTATAACATCCACCTGTCGGAGGATACGGTGAGACACATCCTACGCAGGTT